The Centroberyx gerrardi isolate f3 chromosome 7, fCenGer3.hap1.cur.20231027, whole genome shotgun sequence genome contains a region encoding:
- the camsap3 gene encoding calmodulin-regulated spectrin-associated protein 3 isoform X4 yields MVDSNAMRKTFVVPDIKPLDLYDCTKAKICASVGWLLAKSYGNAENVPVELRDPFYCDQYEQEHLKPPVTRLLLSSELYCRTYSLLLGDTGAEAPPKDNAALLQLLAKRGMAPKDQDTPVTDADLRHKPIKMSAHLAVMDALMAVGAMETVTAVKTCGAAERMGGASSWEEALLHWVNGLNQKLRECTEGAQSDPSQASTEPQPVQPSLRYRKDKMQSKQKPIFPVVNEVKDLSNGCAVAAVIHYYCPGLLRLEDVCMKESMSVADSLYNLQFIREFCDSCLKSCCPLTLEDMLYTPQELQFNLLSFLAELLSWFEVRRPEFVQPIDTSDGSTPVTPSGNSGSPSIFKKPFLPISSPVSPAGSLIQSTSMSHIEGVGKTWSKKPLSRPLSAVSFSIPFGLDSDVDIVMGNPVITRSVSSDQLNPASQTMIRVPYTPPEDLSHLLSKPPGPNGPQRASWATQSPSIPRLAEENGLGESETGELPTIEEALQIIHNESKLEPRLHPDGAPDGFYLHSPDDPASSRHNSSPAPISCSAPTRSGMMYRPAGESREPSRTRNTSECSRDDDSVLRDGSVDSDASEDLPKAQSTPATPAAGARSVRGHGNDVSDSGVKMTSFAERKKKQIIDSPKTSEPPSPQMTTWAQKSDESPSKSPQLTTEMSELGARLEEKRKAIEAQKKRIEAIFAKHRQRLGKSAFLQLKKEHREDEREGEEGDGQVSTSSTEEDLCRLTLEERLARMEEEEQQEQDEQRPLAEDEGNDKAGLRLDKPVTSSKDKAGTPGEKGAGTPGEKTVAPLGDYNNAVSKLTAALSSLQSDMQRLSEQQSQLIRKKAAAPSKSWVIPPSPKTSTPAPARLSRESTRDLNSASSSPSPSRKITNHTTPPKSPQVAHRRAQSVPPKSPKHHHHTRPLDVKGPALSRVLTPPQNVDRIPHLRRVNPWQCQVQTSSSFSIGSSDNLDELRSSAPTPVPSITPIPTPSPTPTPTSTTRPPAEDALSDVGSNDDHSIFSMDLEAGPSQVALARKEQPTGGGSSSGAPSECSFESDVPAAMFNGKRSSLIEISLSALRGDEEEEDQGPEIFSDSMSDMTEPEMKGGVGFFFKDDKVRPEDEMAQRKAALLEKQQKRAEEMKRRKLEQEKEKESNKPQWMIIEGWGDKSEDRPQTPGTPPTSRTPTAEGTPQRRGDFTRQEYERRHQLKIMEDLDKVLRQKPTTVRGVKKQRPKTVFRDDSVLSRSPAKGFMGTKLNKVYSHSTMNLSSMANDSGGLTVRKSPSRSHSPSRLMSPGRMSAQNGEKDWENGSTISSPASIPEYTGPKLYKEPSFKSNKFIIHNAISRCCLAGKVNEPQKNKIVEEMEKSTANHFLILFRDASCQFRAVYTMNPETDEMVRLTGIGPRVIPPEMVESIYKYSSDRKQFTAIPSKTMSMSVDAFTIPSHLWQKRPGTPKKLGTPK; encoded by the exons AGAATGTCCCCGTGGAGCTGCGTGACCCCTTCTACTGTGACCAGTATGAGCAGGAGCACCTTAAACCGCCCGTCACGCGCCTGCTGCTGTCCTCGGAGCTCTACTGCCGCACATACAGCCTGTTACTGGGGGACACCGGGGCCGAGGCACCCCCCAAAGACAACGCcgccctgctgcagctcctcgcTAAGAGAGGCATGGCCCCCAAAGACCAGGACACGCCGGTGACTGACGCAGACCTGCGGCACAAACCCATCAAAATG AGTGCCCACCTGGCGGTGATGGATGCCCTGATGGCCGTGGGAGCCATGGAGACGGTGACTGCGGTGAAGACATGTGGTGCCGCGGAGCGGATGGGCGGAGCTTCCAGCTGGGAGGAGGCTCTGCTTCATTGGGTTAACGGG ttAAACCAGAAGCTGAGAGAGTGTACAGAAGGAGCCCAGAGTGACCCATCTCAGGCCAGTACAGAGCCCCAGCCTGTTCAGCCCTCT ctcCGCTACAGGAAGGATAAAATGCAGTCCAAACAGAAGCCCATCTTCCCGGTGGTGAATGAAGTGAAAGACCTGTCCAATGGAtgtgctgttgctgctgttataCACTACTATTGCCCTGGCCTGCTAAGACTTGAAG ATGTTTGTATGAAGGAGTCCATGTCCGTAGCAGACAGCTTGTACAACCTGCAGTTTATCCGTGAATTCTGTGACAGCTGTTTGAAGAGCTGCTGTCCGTTGACGCTGGAAGACATGCTGTACacaccacaggagcttcag TTCAACTTGCTGAGCTTCCTAGCAGAGCTGCTTAGCTGGTTTGAAGTACGAAGGCCTGAGTTTGTTCAGCCAATAGACACATCAG aTGGCTCCACACCAGTAACGCCGAGTGGTAACAG TGGCTCTCCTTCTATCTTCAAGAAGCCCTtcctccccatctcctcccctGTGTCACCAGCAG GATCTTTGATTCAGTCTACCTCAATGTCTCATATAGAAGGAGTTGGAAAGACATGGAGCAAGAAACCTCTCAG CCGCCCCTTGTCAGCAGTGTCCTTCAGCATTCCCTTTGGCCTGGACAGTGATGTGGACATTGTGATGGGCAACCCCGTCATAACCCGCTCCGTCAGCTCAGACCAGCTCAACCCAGCAAGCCAAACCATGATCCGGGTGCCCTACACCCCTCCTGAAGACCTCAGCCATTTGCTTAGCAAACCCCCTGGCCCTAATGGTCCCCAGAGAGCCTCCTGGGCCACCCAGAGTCCCAGCATTCCCCGGCTGGCAGAGGAGAATGGCCTAGGGGAGAGTGAGACGGGAGAGCTGCCTACCATCGAAGAGGCCCTTCAGATCATCCACAATGAGAGCAAGCTGGAGCCTCGCTTACACCCAGACGGTGCTCCTGATGGCTTCTACCTCCACTCTCCTGATGACCCTGCTAGTTCCAGACATAACAGCAGCCCTGCCCCCATCAGCTGCTCCGCCCCAACACGCTCAGGAATGATGTACCGGCCCGCAGGAGAGTCCAGGGAGCCCAGTCGCACTAGAAACACTTCTGAATGTTCACGAGACGATGACTCCGTCTTGAGAGATGGCAGTGTAGACTCAGACGCCTCAGAAGACCTTCCTAAGGCCCAGTCCACTCCAGCCACACCTGCTGCTGGTGCACGCTCTGTCAGAGGCCATGGCAACGATGTATCTGACAGCGGTGTGAAGATGACCAGTTTTGCAGAGCGCAAGAAGAAGCAGATTATCGATTCTCCCAAAACCAGTGAGCCACCTTCTCCTCAGATGACCACCTGGGCACAGAAGTCTGATGAAAGCCCCAGCAAGAGCCCACAACTCACTACTGAGATGTCTGAGCTGGGAGCTCGGCTTGAAGAGAAGCGCAAGGCCATTGAAGCCCAGAAGAAACGCATTGAGGCCATTTTTGCAAAACACCGGCAAAGACTAGGCAAGAGTGCCTTTCTCCAGTTGAAGAAGGAGCATCgtgaggatgagagagaaggggaagaaggggaTGGCCAGGTCAGCACCTCCTCCACAGAAGAAGACCTCTGTCGCTTGACGCTGGAGGAGAGGCTGGCTCGaatggaggaagaagagcagcAGGAACAAGACGAACAGCGCCCCTTAGCGGAGGATGAGGGTAATGATAAAGCAGGGCTTCGGCTTGACAAACCGGTTACTTCCTCCAAGGACAAGGCAGGTACACCAGGGGAGAAGGGGGCTGGGACACCTGGTGAGAAAACGGTAGCTCCTCTAGGGGACTATAACAATGCTGTATCCAAGCTGACTGCAGCCCTGAGCTCTCTACAAAGTGACATGCAGCGTCTGTCTGAGCAGCAGAGCCAGCTAATCAGGAAGAAAGCTGCAGCTCCCAGCAAGTCCTGGGTCATCCCACCCAGCCCAAAAACCTCCACCCCAGCCCCTGCACGCCTGTCCCGAGAATCTACCCGAGACCTCAattctgcctcctcctctccgtcgcCATCCCGTAAAATCACAAACCACACCACTCCCCCCAAATCCCCCCAAGTGGCCCACCGTAGAGCCCAGTCTGTACCCCCTAAAAGCCCcaaacaccaccaccacactcGTCCCCTGGACGTCAAAGGCCCAGCCCTGTCACGGGTCCTCACCCCACCTCAAAATGTGGACCGCATCCCCCACCTGCGCCGCGTGAATCCCTGGCAGTGCCAGGTCCAgacttcttcctccttctccattGGCTCCTCTGACAACCTGGATGAGCTGCGCTCATCTGCACCTACTCCTGTGCCTAGCATCACACCCATACCCACACCATCCCCAACACCAACCCCAACCTCCACTACCCGTCCCCCAGCAGAGGACGCCCTGTCAGATGTAGGCTCCAATGACGATCATAGTATATTTAGCATGGACCTGGAGGCCGGGCCCTCGCAGGTGGCTCTGGCCAGGAAGGAGCAGCCCACTGGTGGGGGCAGCAGCTCTGGAGCCCCGTCAGAGTGCTCCTTCGAGAGTGACGTCCCTGCGGCGATGTTTAATGGCAAACGCAGCAGCCTGATTGAGATCTCCCTGTCGGCTCtgagaggagacgaggaagaggaagaccaAGGGCCCGAAATCTTCTCTGACTCCATGAGTGACATGACAGAGccggagatgaagggaggggtCGGTTTCTTTTTCAAG GATGACAAGGTGCGACCAGAGGATGAGATGGCTCAACGGAAAGCGGCATTGCTGGAGAAAcagcagaagagagcagaggagatgaagagacgCAAACTGGagcaggaaaaagaaaaggaatcCAA CAAGCCGCAGTGGATGATCATTGAAGGCTGGGGAGACAAAAGCGAGGACAGACCCCAGACCCCAGGCACCCCCCCAACATCTCGCACCCCCACAGCGGAGGGGACCCCCCAACGCAGAGGAGACTTCACCAGGCAGGAGTATGAAAGGAGACATCAGCTGAAGATCATGGAAGACCTGGACAAGGTCCTGAGGCAGAAACCCACCACGGTCCGCGGGGTCAAGAAGCAGAGACCCAAGACTGTGTTCCGGGATGACTCGGTCCTCTCCCGCAGCCCCGCCAAGGGCTTCATGG gcACCAAGCTGAACAAGGTGTACTCCCACTCCACCATGAACCTGTCTTCCATGGCTAATGACTCTGGAGGCTTGACAGTCAGGAAGTCTCCCAG CCGCTCACACTCTCCCTCCAGACTGATGTCGCCAGGACGAATGAGCGCTCAGAACGGAGAAAAGGACTGGGAGAATGGCTCCActatctcctctcctgcctcaaTCCCAGAATACACTG GTCCAAAGCTGTACAAGGAGCCTAGCTTTAAGTCCAACAAGTTCATCATCCACAATGCTATCTCTCGCTGCTGCCTGGCCGGCAAAGTCAATGAAccacagaaaaacaagattgTAGAG GAAATGGAGAAGAGCACGGCCAACCACTTCCTCATCCTGTTCAGAGATGCCAGTTGCCAGTTCCGGGCTGTGTACACCATGAACCCTGAAACCGACGAGATGGTACGGCTCACTGGCATCGGCCCCCGCGTCATCCCCCCTGAAATGGTAGAGTCCATTTACAAGTACAGCTCTGACCGCAAGCAATTCACTGCCATCCCGTCCAAAACCATGTCCATGAGTGTCGACGCCTTCACCATCCCCAGTCACCTTTGGCAGAAGCGCCCGGGAACTCCCAAGAAGCTTGGCACCCCCAAATAG
- the camsap3 gene encoding calmodulin-regulated spectrin-associated protein 3 isoform X5: protein MVDSNAMRKTFVVPDIKPLDLYDCTKAKICASVGWLLAKSYGNAENVPVELRDPFYCDQYEQEHLKPPVTRLLLSSELYCRTYSLLLGDTGAEAPPKDNAALLQLLAKRGMAPKDQDTPVTDADLRHKPIKMSAHLAVMDALMAVGAMETVTAVKTCGAAERMGGASSWEEALLHWVNGLNQKLRECTEGAQSDPSQASTEPQPVQPSLRYRKDKMQSKQKPIFPVVNEVKDLSNGCAVAAVIHYYCPGLLRLEDVCMKESMSVADSLYNLQFIREFCDSCLKSCCPLTLEDMLYTPQELQFNLLSFLAELLSWFEVRRPEFVQPIDTSDGSTPVTPSGNSGSPSIFKKPFLPISSPVSPAGVSEGVGKTWSKKPLSRPLSAVSFSIPFGLDSDVDIVMGNPVITRSVSSDQLNPASQTMIRVPYTPPEDLSHLLSKPPGPNGPQRASWATQSPSIPRLAEENGLGESETGELPTIEEALQIIHNESKLEPRLHPDGAPDGFYLHSPDDPASSRHNSSPAPISCSAPTRSGMMYRPAGESREPSRTRNTSECSRDDDSVLRDGSVDSDASEDLPKAQSTPATPAAGARSVRGHGNDVSDSGVKMTSFAERKKKQIIDSPKTSEPPSPQMTTWAQKSDESPSKSPQLTTEMSELGARLEEKRKAIEAQKKRIEAIFAKHRQRLGKSAFLQLKKEHREDEREGEEGDGQVSTSSTEEDLCRLTLEERLARMEEEEQQEQDEQRPLAEDEGNDKAGLRLDKPVTSSKDKAGTPGEKGAGTPGEKTVAPLGDYNNAVSKLTAALSSLQSDMQRLSEQQSQLIRKKAAAPSKSWVIPPSPKTSTPAPARLSRESTRDLNSASSSPSPSRKITNHTTPPKSPQVAHRRAQSVPPKSPKHHHHTRPLDVKGPALSRVLTPPQNVDRIPHLRRVNPWQCQVQTSSSFSIGSSDNLDELRSSAPTPVPSITPIPTPSPTPTPTSTTRPPAEDALSDVGSNDDHSIFSMDLEAGPSQVALARKEQPTGGGSSSGAPSECSFESDVPAAMFNGKRSSLIEISLSALRGDEEEEDQGPEIFSDSMSDMTEPEMKGGVGFFFKQDDKVRPEDEMAQRKAALLEKQQKRAEEMKRRKLEQEKEKESNKPQWMIIEGWGDKSEDRPQTPGTPPTSRTPTAEGTPQRRGDFTRQEYERRHQLKIMEDLDKVLRQKPTTVRGVKKQRPKTVFRDDSVLSRSPAKGFMGTKLNKVYSHSTMNLSSMANDSGGLTVRKSPSRSHSPSRLMSPGRMSAQNGEKDWENGSTISSPASIPEYTGPKLYKEPSFKSNKFIIHNAISRCCLAGKVNEPQKNKIVEEMEKSTANHFLILFRDASCQFRAVYTMNPETDEMVRLTGIGPRVIPPEMVESIYKYSSDRKQFTAIPSKTMSMSVDAFTIPSHLWQKRPGTPKKLGTPK, encoded by the exons AGAATGTCCCCGTGGAGCTGCGTGACCCCTTCTACTGTGACCAGTATGAGCAGGAGCACCTTAAACCGCCCGTCACGCGCCTGCTGCTGTCCTCGGAGCTCTACTGCCGCACATACAGCCTGTTACTGGGGGACACCGGGGCCGAGGCACCCCCCAAAGACAACGCcgccctgctgcagctcctcgcTAAGAGAGGCATGGCCCCCAAAGACCAGGACACGCCGGTGACTGACGCAGACCTGCGGCACAAACCCATCAAAATG AGTGCCCACCTGGCGGTGATGGATGCCCTGATGGCCGTGGGAGCCATGGAGACGGTGACTGCGGTGAAGACATGTGGTGCCGCGGAGCGGATGGGCGGAGCTTCCAGCTGGGAGGAGGCTCTGCTTCATTGGGTTAACGGG ttAAACCAGAAGCTGAGAGAGTGTACAGAAGGAGCCCAGAGTGACCCATCTCAGGCCAGTACAGAGCCCCAGCCTGTTCAGCCCTCT ctcCGCTACAGGAAGGATAAAATGCAGTCCAAACAGAAGCCCATCTTCCCGGTGGTGAATGAAGTGAAAGACCTGTCCAATGGAtgtgctgttgctgctgttataCACTACTATTGCCCTGGCCTGCTAAGACTTGAAG ATGTTTGTATGAAGGAGTCCATGTCCGTAGCAGACAGCTTGTACAACCTGCAGTTTATCCGTGAATTCTGTGACAGCTGTTTGAAGAGCTGCTGTCCGTTGACGCTGGAAGACATGCTGTACacaccacaggagcttcag TTCAACTTGCTGAGCTTCCTAGCAGAGCTGCTTAGCTGGTTTGAAGTACGAAGGCCTGAGTTTGTTCAGCCAATAGACACATCAG aTGGCTCCACACCAGTAACGCCGAGTGGTAACAG TGGCTCTCCTTCTATCTTCAAGAAGCCCTtcctccccatctcctcccctGTGTCACCAGCAGGTGTGTCAG AAGGAGTTGGAAAGACATGGAGCAAGAAACCTCTCAG CCGCCCCTTGTCAGCAGTGTCCTTCAGCATTCCCTTTGGCCTGGACAGTGATGTGGACATTGTGATGGGCAACCCCGTCATAACCCGCTCCGTCAGCTCAGACCAGCTCAACCCAGCAAGCCAAACCATGATCCGGGTGCCCTACACCCCTCCTGAAGACCTCAGCCATTTGCTTAGCAAACCCCCTGGCCCTAATGGTCCCCAGAGAGCCTCCTGGGCCACCCAGAGTCCCAGCATTCCCCGGCTGGCAGAGGAGAATGGCCTAGGGGAGAGTGAGACGGGAGAGCTGCCTACCATCGAAGAGGCCCTTCAGATCATCCACAATGAGAGCAAGCTGGAGCCTCGCTTACACCCAGACGGTGCTCCTGATGGCTTCTACCTCCACTCTCCTGATGACCCTGCTAGTTCCAGACATAACAGCAGCCCTGCCCCCATCAGCTGCTCCGCCCCAACACGCTCAGGAATGATGTACCGGCCCGCAGGAGAGTCCAGGGAGCCCAGTCGCACTAGAAACACTTCTGAATGTTCACGAGACGATGACTCCGTCTTGAGAGATGGCAGTGTAGACTCAGACGCCTCAGAAGACCTTCCTAAGGCCCAGTCCACTCCAGCCACACCTGCTGCTGGTGCACGCTCTGTCAGAGGCCATGGCAACGATGTATCTGACAGCGGTGTGAAGATGACCAGTTTTGCAGAGCGCAAGAAGAAGCAGATTATCGATTCTCCCAAAACCAGTGAGCCACCTTCTCCTCAGATGACCACCTGGGCACAGAAGTCTGATGAAAGCCCCAGCAAGAGCCCACAACTCACTACTGAGATGTCTGAGCTGGGAGCTCGGCTTGAAGAGAAGCGCAAGGCCATTGAAGCCCAGAAGAAACGCATTGAGGCCATTTTTGCAAAACACCGGCAAAGACTAGGCAAGAGTGCCTTTCTCCAGTTGAAGAAGGAGCATCgtgaggatgagagagaaggggaagaaggggaTGGCCAGGTCAGCACCTCCTCCACAGAAGAAGACCTCTGTCGCTTGACGCTGGAGGAGAGGCTGGCTCGaatggaggaagaagagcagcAGGAACAAGACGAACAGCGCCCCTTAGCGGAGGATGAGGGTAATGATAAAGCAGGGCTTCGGCTTGACAAACCGGTTACTTCCTCCAAGGACAAGGCAGGTACACCAGGGGAGAAGGGGGCTGGGACACCTGGTGAGAAAACGGTAGCTCCTCTAGGGGACTATAACAATGCTGTATCCAAGCTGACTGCAGCCCTGAGCTCTCTACAAAGTGACATGCAGCGTCTGTCTGAGCAGCAGAGCCAGCTAATCAGGAAGAAAGCTGCAGCTCCCAGCAAGTCCTGGGTCATCCCACCCAGCCCAAAAACCTCCACCCCAGCCCCTGCACGCCTGTCCCGAGAATCTACCCGAGACCTCAattctgcctcctcctctccgtcgcCATCCCGTAAAATCACAAACCACACCACTCCCCCCAAATCCCCCCAAGTGGCCCACCGTAGAGCCCAGTCTGTACCCCCTAAAAGCCCcaaacaccaccaccacactcGTCCCCTGGACGTCAAAGGCCCAGCCCTGTCACGGGTCCTCACCCCACCTCAAAATGTGGACCGCATCCCCCACCTGCGCCGCGTGAATCCCTGGCAGTGCCAGGTCCAgacttcttcctccttctccattGGCTCCTCTGACAACCTGGATGAGCTGCGCTCATCTGCACCTACTCCTGTGCCTAGCATCACACCCATACCCACACCATCCCCAACACCAACCCCAACCTCCACTACCCGTCCCCCAGCAGAGGACGCCCTGTCAGATGTAGGCTCCAATGACGATCATAGTATATTTAGCATGGACCTGGAGGCCGGGCCCTCGCAGGTGGCTCTGGCCAGGAAGGAGCAGCCCACTGGTGGGGGCAGCAGCTCTGGAGCCCCGTCAGAGTGCTCCTTCGAGAGTGACGTCCCTGCGGCGATGTTTAATGGCAAACGCAGCAGCCTGATTGAGATCTCCCTGTCGGCTCtgagaggagacgaggaagaggaagaccaAGGGCCCGAAATCTTCTCTGACTCCATGAGTGACATGACAGAGccggagatgaagggaggggtCGGTTTCTTTTTCAAG CAGGATGACAAGGTGCGACCAGAGGATGAGATGGCTCAACGGAAAGCGGCATTGCTGGAGAAAcagcagaagagagcagaggagatgaagagacgCAAACTGGagcaggaaaaagaaaaggaatcCAA CAAGCCGCAGTGGATGATCATTGAAGGCTGGGGAGACAAAAGCGAGGACAGACCCCAGACCCCAGGCACCCCCCCAACATCTCGCACCCCCACAGCGGAGGGGACCCCCCAACGCAGAGGAGACTTCACCAGGCAGGAGTATGAAAGGAGACATCAGCTGAAGATCATGGAAGACCTGGACAAGGTCCTGAGGCAGAAACCCACCACGGTCCGCGGGGTCAAGAAGCAGAGACCCAAGACTGTGTTCCGGGATGACTCGGTCCTCTCCCGCAGCCCCGCCAAGGGCTTCATGG gcACCAAGCTGAACAAGGTGTACTCCCACTCCACCATGAACCTGTCTTCCATGGCTAATGACTCTGGAGGCTTGACAGTCAGGAAGTCTCCCAG CCGCTCACACTCTCCCTCCAGACTGATGTCGCCAGGACGAATGAGCGCTCAGAACGGAGAAAAGGACTGGGAGAATGGCTCCActatctcctctcctgcctcaaTCCCAGAATACACTG GTCCAAAGCTGTACAAGGAGCCTAGCTTTAAGTCCAACAAGTTCATCATCCACAATGCTATCTCTCGCTGCTGCCTGGCCGGCAAAGTCAATGAAccacagaaaaacaagattgTAGAG GAAATGGAGAAGAGCACGGCCAACCACTTCCTCATCCTGTTCAGAGATGCCAGTTGCCAGTTCCGGGCTGTGTACACCATGAACCCTGAAACCGACGAGATGGTACGGCTCACTGGCATCGGCCCCCGCGTCATCCCCCCTGAAATGGTAGAGTCCATTTACAAGTACAGCTCTGACCGCAAGCAATTCACTGCCATCCCGTCCAAAACCATGTCCATGAGTGTCGACGCCTTCACCATCCCCAGTCACCTTTGGCAGAAGCGCCCGGGAACTCCCAAGAAGCTTGGCACCCCCAAATAG